The window GCGGCCGACGGCCCGGGCCAATCCTGCCAGCCAAGCCGCGTGCTGCTCGCGCCGCCCGGACCAGCCGGTGCCCGTGGTGAACTCATAGGCGATATGGGTGACCTCAGGCCGGGCGGCGAGGAAGGCGATCCAGTGGGCAAAGTCTGCTTCAGTGCGCCCGTTGACATGGAGCGCGGCCGGCAGGCCCTCGCGCAAGAACTCTTCATGGACGATCGCGATGCGCTTCATCGCGTGCAAGTCGTCCCACCGCGGCCGGTCGATGAACAGGCTGTAGTTCGGCGTCGTCACCATGCCGACGCCGGCGGCGATGAGGGCTTGGATGATCGGCCGGCGGCCGGCTTCGCCGAGCCCCCACCAGCGCTCGAGCGGGCGGTCGATGTCAGTACCGGTCAGCATCACCGACGCCTGATGGCCAATGCCGAATGCCTCGCCGAGCGCGTCGCGGCTCACAAAGCGCGGTAGGCCGGTACGCCGGTCGAACATACGGTAAAGCGGAAGCGCTACGGTCGCGGCAGTGGGCGGCATGCTGCGCGCGGTGGGGTGATAGATGACTGGGACAAGGCGGGGCAGGCCAACCGCATTGAGCAAAGGGGCGCGTGGCACGCTATAGAGGTTGAAGCCGCCGATTTCACGGTAGCGATCGGCGAAGTCAGGATGGTTGCGGCAGACGCGGTCGCAACCTTCCGGATTGCCGCAGCAGAACTGCAGGCAGTCCATGAAGGGCGTGTTCAGCCGCAGCCCGCCGCAAATCTCCTTCTCCGGGCAGGTGGCGCAGCCGAGGGCTGCGCTCGCCACTTCGGGATCGTGCCAGAGGCGGCGCTCGCGACGCGGATTGCGCCGATGGCGGGGTGCCTGCGGCTTGACTTTAGCGGGATCGGAACGGGTCAGCATAGTGAGATCTCCGCGACCCCTGCGATGGGATGAACATCCAGCACCGTGCCCTTGGCTATGCCGCAGGAGGCGGCCACGGCCAGTACGAGTTCCGGCGCGGGATTGGTGAAGCGCGCGACATCGCTCATGCCTCGTCGGGCGATCAGCGTCCCGTTCTTGTTTTCGACGGTAAGCTGGTCCCCGGTGCTGAGCCTGGCGTTGCCGATGATGTCGGCTTCCGCCGTCCTTGCGGCGCTATCGGGGACGCGTGTGAACAGGTCGGCCGTCGCGAGCTTTACCCGTGCGCGGTCCCACGCCTTCTTGAAGCTCGGCGCCGCCTTTTCGATGAATTCAGCCCCCATGGTCTCTACACTCCTTCAAACAGCGGCCGATAGCGCTTGGCGCGGCCCTGGCTCGTTTCGATGACGAGGCCAAGAGATGCGAGGGAAGCCAGCCGGTTATTCCAAGCCGTCGTGTGTTTTACCCCCTCGCTCTTGCCGTACTCGCGCATCAATGCGCCGGCGTCAGTCTCGCCGTGCTCGTGAACAAGGTCGAAAGTGAGCCTTTGCTTCGGATCAAGTTCACCGAGCGGGGCGGCCATTGTTACTGCGTCCGCCTCATCCAGCGCGCACAACATCAATACATCTCCGCGGGGCATCAGCAACTCCAGCAGCTCTTCACGCACTGTATCATTGGCATTGGCGACCACCGGATAGAATTTCGAGCGTCGCCCCCTGACAATATCGCGGAAGGCAAGAACGCTCTCGCGCAGAAAGCTAGCCGTCGCGACCTCGATGCCGGTGAAATCGAGAAAGACCGGCTCCGGGTTTGCTGGTTCGGCGGCCGACGTATTCAAAAGCTCGTTCAGCGCCGACCTGCCGTTCAGCGCCCCGGCGAGGACGTCGCTGCCACCAATGGCCAGCATGTCGATCTTCATAGAATCACGTTCCTCACGTTGTTCACGTGAGATAGATAGTGAGTGCTGCATTCGGAGTCAATGGTCCGGTGGAATGCTGCCTACCCGCGTGTTTTTGGGGGCAAGGTGTGAGCAGAAATTGCTATGGTCGCATCACTCGAGGATCGTCCGCCGCGACGACGAAGGCAATTTCAGGCGGCGACAGAGAAACCAAGTCAGGAACGGTTATTCGGCGAAGCAATCGCGGTGGACGTCGAGATTTATGACCGGAACGGGCGGCGAAAGGTTCATAGGTCGACGCCTAAAGGCACTTTGACAACTTGCTGCGTCGCTATTTTAGGCCCTTTATATCGACCGTTGCGACCGCCCGTCCATTTCGGCCAACCACTTTTACCTCGATCTCGCGATGCTCCGGTTCTTCGGCGATTTCTGACACGATCTGGCGTGCCATGGCGATCGCTCGAGCGTCGTCATCGTGGGGCTCACCTTTTCGGTCGGGATATTCCACGTCGTCGCTAAAGATGTGGAAATAGTAGCGGGGCATTCATCCTCCTTCGCGGCACGCGGGGTCATCGAGCCATGCGCTCGCGTCGTTGAAATATTCGCTCGCGATGACGGTGCGCAGAAATTTTAACCGGTCACGGTAGCGGCCCGCCTTCGCGGGCCCAAGCACGCTCTCCATGGATGTTAGAGCATCGGGATGTTGAAAGGACTTTCCTCCCGTGTCAGTCAACAGCGGGGTTGAACTTGAGAAACAC is drawn from Skermanella sp. TT6 and contains these coding sequences:
- a CDS encoding STAS-like domain-containing protein, with amino-acid sequence MKIDMLAIGGSDVLAGALNGRSALNELLNTSAAEPANPEPVFLDFTGIEVATASFLRESVLAFRDIVRGRRSKFYPVVANANDTVREELLELLMPRGDVLMLCALDEADAVTMAAPLGELDPKQRLTFDLVHEHGETDAGALMREYGKSEGVKHTTAWNNRLASLASLGLVIETSQGRAKRYRPLFEGV
- a CDS encoding DUF6894 family protein, which encodes MPRYYFHIFSDDVEYPDRKGEPHDDDARAIAMARQIVSEIAEEPEHREIEVKVVGRNGRAVATVDIKGLK
- a CDS encoding DUF4417 domain-containing protein gives rise to the protein MLTRSDPAKVKPQAPRHRRNPRRERRLWHDPEVASAALGCATCPEKEICGGLRLNTPFMDCLQFCCGNPEGCDRVCRNHPDFADRYREIGGFNLYSVPRAPLLNAVGLPRLVPVIYHPTARSMPPTAATVALPLYRMFDRRTGLPRFVSRDALGEAFGIGHQASVMLTGTDIDRPLERWWGLGEAGRRPIIQALIAAGVGMVTTPNYSLFIDRPRWDDLHAMKRIAIVHEEFLREGLPAALHVNGRTEADFAHWIAFLAARPEVTHIAYEFTTGTGWSGRREQHAAWLAGLARAVGRPLHIIVRGGTDVLPVIARAFSGITVLDTSVFMKTMMRQQAYPKGNAALGWRGAPTAQGAHVDHLLEANWQATDAWIGDLIASSRSAESAPMAG